The Bdellovibrio sp. NC01 genome includes the window AACTTCATCAAAGGCCAAGTACCTAAAGCTGTTCTAGATACAAAAAAAGGTTTGTTGAAACGTTATCCAACGGGCGAAGTGATGGCGAAGCACGATGGTATTCATAACTACACTTACGGTCAAAGTAAGGGGCTAGGTATGGACTACCACGAAAAATTGTTCGTGATCAAAATTGATGCTGCTGACAACACGGTATGGGTGGGTGACGAAAGTCATTTGTTCGCTCATGAAGTGGATGTTGTTGATCCTAAACTTTTGGGTGATCTGCAAGATGGCGAAATCATGAATGTGAAAATTCGCTACCAACACAAAGGTTCGCCGGCGCAAGTTTTCAAAACAGCGAATGGCTTTAAATTGAAATTCCAAGAACCTCAACGTGCGGTGACTCCGGGTCAGGCAGCTGTGTTCTATCGCGACCGTGAACTTGTGGGAGGCGGATGGATCACTCTGTAACTGACCAAAAGCAGCCTGGCGGGCTGCTTTATCAAGTTCATACGTTCGGTTGTAAGGTTAATACTTACGATGCCGGTCTTATTCAGAAAAATCTGAATTCGAACGGTTTTGCTCCCGTTGTTCGCGGTGATAAAAATGCACGTATTCACGTTTTGAATACGTGCGCCGTGACTGCGGAAGCCACGAAAGAAGCTGTTCGTTATATTCGTCGTTTAAAAGTTAAAGATCCGTTTTGTACAATCGTCGTAACGGGTTGTGCGGCTCAAGTGGATACGGGTTCTTTCTCGTCTTTGCCGGGTGCGGATTTGATTGTTGCGAATTCTCATAAAGGATCTTTGCCAGACCTTTTGAACAAACACTTCAAAGGCGAACTGACAGAGAAAGTCTTTAAATCCAATATCTTCAAAAAAGAAGATTTGGAAATGGGTGGTGGTATTGAAAAACACCACACGCGTACGTTCTTAAAAATTCAAGATGGCTGTAATAGCTTTTGCACTTACTGCATTATTCCTTATGCGCGCGGTAAAAGCCGCAGCATTTCGATCGCAAACTTAGTGCAAAGAATTAACGATCTTTACACTGAAGGTTCACGCGAGGTTGTATTAACTGGCGTGCACATCGGCGACTACGAAGATGAAATCAACGGTCAGAAAATGGTGATGGAAGATTTGATCGAAAATCTTCTGGTGCGCACAAAAATGCCACGCTTCCGTTTGTCTTCGTTAGAACCAGTTGAGGTTTCGGAGCGTTTGCTGGATCTTTATCAAGATTCACGTTTGTGTCCTCATTTCCATATGAGCATTCAAAGTGCTAACACCGATGTTCTTCACCACATGAAGCGTAAATACACTCAGGAAGACGTGCGCAAATCTTTGCTTGCGATTTCTGAACGCGTTCCCGGCTCTTTTGTTGGTATGGATGTGATCACGGGTTTCCCAACAGAAACGGAAGAACAATTCCAAGATACGTTTGATTGTTTAAAAGATCTTCCATGGACGAAGTTGCACGTTTTCCCATACAGCGAGCGTCAAGGCACTCGTGCGGCGGCGATGGATGTTTCCGTTTATCCGCATGTACGTGCTGAACGTGCTGCGCGTTTGCGTGAATTAAGTATTGCCCGTTACACAGAACAAGCAAATCTACAATTGGGCACAACGAAGCGCGTTCTGGTTTTAAAGAATGCAGCTAAAGGTGGCCAAGGTTTAAGTCACGATTACTGGCCAGTGGATATCGCGGGGGCTGAAAGCTTCCTTGAGCACTGGGCGGGTCAAGAAGTCGATGTGAAAATCATAGGCTATGATCATTCCAATAAATCTCATATGGAAGGTCACTTGATCGGCGAGGTGCTGACATGACGGAGTTAGAGAAGCGCCTGAATTATACGTTTAAAAATAATGCGCTGTTGGCTCGAGCATTGACCCACAAGAGCTACGCGAACGAATTAAAAAACAGCATCGAGCACAACGAGAAATTAGAATTCTTAGGTGATGCGGTGTTGGATCTGGTTGTCGGGGAGTTCTTGTATGAGAAATTTCCGAATGACACAGAAGGTGGGTTGTCGAAGAAGCGCGCCAGCATCGTGAACGAAGAAGTGTTGTTCGAACTTGCGCGTGAGATGGAGCTAAATAAGCTTCTGCAATTGGGCAAAGGGGAGGCGCAGACAGGTGGTGCATTGAAACCACGTTTGTTAGCGTCTTCGTTGGAAGCGATCGTCGGTGCTGTGTACTTAGACGGTGGTTTTCAAGTAGCTAAAGATTTTATCCGCAAAGAGTTCTTACCTTTGTGTGACAAAGTCTGCGGTGAAGAGGATTTTGAAAGAGATTATAAAACACGACTGCAGGAAGTAGTGCAGAAGGCGATGAAAGAAACGCCGAAGTACGAAGTTCTCGCGGAAGAAGGACCTCCACATGACAGAGAGTTTCTGGTGTGTGTGAAAATTAAAGATGAGGTCTGGGCCCAGGGGCGGGGACGAAGCAAGAAAAACGCCGAACAATTTGCGGCGAAATGCGCCCTCGAGAACAAGTTTAAGGAGACGAATTAAGATGAGTTATAAGGCTGGATTTTTAGGACTAATCGGGCAACCGAACGCAGGAAAGAGCACATTGATGAACTTTCTTGTGGACGAGAAGGTGTCAATCGTCTCTGCA containing:
- the rnc gene encoding ribonuclease III, which gives rise to MTELEKRLNYTFKNNALLARALTHKSYANELKNSIEHNEKLEFLGDAVLDLVVGEFLYEKFPNDTEGGLSKKRASIVNEEVLFELAREMELNKLLQLGKGEAQTGGALKPRLLASSLEAIVGAVYLDGGFQVAKDFIRKEFLPLCDKVCGEEDFERDYKTRLQEVVQKAMKETPKYEVLAEEGPPHDREFLVCVKIKDEVWAQGRGRSKKNAEQFAAKCALENKFKETN
- the mtaB gene encoding tRNA (N(6)-L-threonylcarbamoyladenosine(37)-C(2))-methylthiotransferase MtaB; this encodes MDHSVTDQKQPGGLLYQVHTFGCKVNTYDAGLIQKNLNSNGFAPVVRGDKNARIHVLNTCAVTAEATKEAVRYIRRLKVKDPFCTIVVTGCAAQVDTGSFSSLPGADLIVANSHKGSLPDLLNKHFKGELTEKVFKSNIFKKEDLEMGGGIEKHHTRTFLKIQDGCNSFCTYCIIPYARGKSRSISIANLVQRINDLYTEGSREVVLTGVHIGDYEDEINGQKMVMEDLIENLLVRTKMPRFRLSSLEPVEVSERLLDLYQDSRLCPHFHMSIQSANTDVLHHMKRKYTQEDVRKSLLAISERVPGSFVGMDVITGFPTETEEQFQDTFDCLKDLPWTKLHVFPYSERQGTRAAAMDVSVYPHVRAERAARLRELSIARYTEQANLQLGTTKRVLVLKNAAKGGQGLSHDYWPVDIAGAESFLEHWAGQEVDVKIIGYDHSNKSHMEGHLIGEVLT